One Actinospica robiniae DSM 44927 genomic region harbors:
- a CDS encoding TMEM165/GDT1 family protein, which produces MSFAVLATTFALIFLSELPDKTALASLVLATRYPGRYVFIGAAAGFTVQVAIAVAAGSLLALLPHRALEGVVAALFLIGAGLMLWQSRDGAAQEEEPEVKQVSSPWRATLVSFSVITVAEFGDLTQIVTANLAAKYDWLPVAIGAVLALWAVAAIAILGGQALLRVVPLKFVIRAAAAIMLALAGFSLYSALA; this is translated from the coding sequence GTGAGCTTCGCCGTCCTAGCCACCACGTTCGCCCTGATCTTCCTCTCGGAGCTGCCGGACAAGACGGCACTGGCCTCGCTCGTCCTCGCCACCCGCTACCCGGGCCGCTACGTCTTCATCGGGGCGGCCGCCGGGTTCACCGTGCAGGTGGCCATCGCGGTCGCGGCGGGCTCGCTGCTCGCCCTGCTGCCGCACCGCGCGCTCGAAGGCGTGGTCGCCGCGCTGTTCCTGATCGGCGCCGGGCTCATGCTCTGGCAGTCCCGCGACGGCGCCGCGCAGGAGGAGGAGCCCGAGGTCAAGCAGGTCTCCAGCCCGTGGCGGGCGACGCTGGTGAGCTTCAGCGTCATCACCGTGGCGGAGTTCGGCGACCTGACCCAGATCGTCACGGCGAACCTGGCGGCGAAGTACGACTGGCTGCCGGTCGCCATCGGCGCCGTGCTGGCGCTGTGGGCGGTGGCCGCCATCGCGATCCTCGGCGGTCAGGCGCTGCTGCGCGTTGTACCGCTGAAGTTCGTCATCCGGGCCGCGGCCGCGATCATGCTGGCGCTGGCCGGCTTCTCGCTCTACTCCGCCCTCGCCTGA
- a CDS encoding LPXTG cell wall anchor domain-containing protein, translating into MYDLAKRSLVLTVATGGLLLTGSAFSPAMAAEGLGPAQGPTHAQESADAVSAYQALHAATASGSGEAAAPAVPHGAAQPPDLLFPQASTGDPADAGAPHALDPGTAQGRDPFQVPVDLGRQLCDSVRAEFSAAAAAESACGADTGAGPGAQYPAGPARPDCAGMVTAAHLGQAQADARRSPCVTAEGSAAPLPDASAAGSYGASATAPSPGFGRMPIAVPVSMPMMRSGAPMGCTDEDAPAFGADPQSAAASQTNDPCLPSPEWYPTIPSHHPTCPPPPKCPPTAPPSPVTHSIPPTAPPTMSRLPQTGADIDVALGVAGAALLAGAGLSGAARHRRRDQ; encoded by the coding sequence ATGTACGACTTGGCCAAGCGCAGCCTGGTCTTGACGGTCGCCACCGGCGGACTGTTGTTAACCGGCTCGGCCTTCTCCCCGGCGATGGCTGCCGAGGGACTGGGCCCGGCTCAGGGCCCGACGCACGCGCAGGAGTCGGCGGACGCCGTCAGCGCGTACCAGGCCCTGCACGCGGCGACAGCATCCGGATCCGGCGAGGCGGCGGCACCGGCCGTGCCGCACGGCGCGGCGCAGCCGCCCGATCTGCTCTTCCCGCAGGCGTCGACCGGGGATCCGGCCGACGCCGGCGCCCCGCACGCGCTCGACCCCGGCACCGCCCAGGGCCGCGATCCCTTCCAGGTGCCGGTCGACCTCGGCCGGCAGCTGTGCGACTCCGTGCGCGCCGAGTTCTCGGCCGCCGCCGCTGCCGAGAGCGCCTGCGGCGCCGACACCGGAGCCGGCCCGGGCGCCCAGTACCCGGCCGGTCCGGCGCGGCCCGACTGCGCCGGCATGGTCACCGCCGCGCACCTCGGGCAGGCCCAGGCCGACGCGCGCCGTTCCCCCTGCGTGACTGCGGAAGGCAGCGCCGCGCCCCTGCCGGACGCATCGGCAGCGGGTTCCTACGGCGCCAGCGCCACCGCCCCGTCGCCGGGCTTCGGCCGCATGCCGATCGCCGTGCCCGTGTCGATGCCGATGATGCGCTCCGGCGCGCCGATGGGCTGCACCGACGAGGACGCCCCGGCCTTCGGCGCGGACCCGCAGTCCGCCGCCGCCTCGCAGACGAACGACCCCTGCCTGCCGAGCCCGGAGTGGTACCCGACCATCCCGTCGCACCACCCGACCTGCCCCCCGCCGCCGAAGTGCCCGCCGACCGCGCCGCCGTCGCCGGTCACCCACAGCATTCCGCCGACGGCCCCGCCGACCATGAGCCGCCTGCCGCAGACCGGTGCCGACATCGATGTGGCGCTCGGTGTGGCCGGTGCCGCCCTGCTCGCGGGCGCCGGCCTGAGCGGCGCCGCGCGCCACCGCCGGCGCGACCAGTGA
- a CDS encoding sensor domain-containing protein, whose amino-acid sequence MTSRKLIVSGLLAALPLVLAGCSSAGSTPDAGGAAVTTPAAAPTSHLTGTQLASTLLTASEIGSGFASNQSSAVNSGGSLTTAAAKYKPESLSCTDLMEDVGRPGYGESAMAYDELSNGSSGDELDESVYQFASASEANVVFTSLQAKWNSCASFTVTTSVTGKVTIAPISAPSGLGDMAFADTLKVTLPSTTMNGSMVYVLKGADVYCVSPANILGETPSLSAKSLMTQLMTKVASAG is encoded by the coding sequence ATGACAAGTCGTAAGCTCATAGTTTCGGGCCTGCTCGCTGCCCTGCCCCTGGTGCTGGCGGGCTGCTCCAGCGCCGGTTCCACCCCCGACGCCGGCGGCGCGGCGGTCACCACGCCGGCCGCCGCCCCGACCAGCCACCTGACCGGAACCCAGCTGGCGAGCACCCTGCTGACTGCTTCGGAGATCGGATCCGGGTTCGCGTCCAACCAGAGCTCCGCGGTGAATTCCGGCGGCTCCCTGACCACGGCGGCGGCGAAGTACAAGCCCGAGAGCCTGAGCTGCACTGACCTGATGGAAGACGTGGGGCGACCCGGCTACGGCGAGAGCGCCATGGCGTACGACGAGCTGTCGAACGGCAGTAGCGGTGACGAGCTCGATGAGTCTGTCTACCAGTTCGCCTCGGCGTCGGAGGCCAATGTGGTCTTCACCTCGCTGCAAGCGAAGTGGAACTCGTGCGCCAGCTTCACCGTCACCACGAGCGTGACCGGGAAGGTGACCATCGCGCCGATCTCAGCACCGAGTGGTCTCGGTGACATGGCGTTCGCGGACACCCTCAAGGTCACTCTGCCGAGCACCACCATGAACGGCTCCATGGTGTACGTGCTGAAGGGCGCGGACGTGTATTGCGTGAGTCCCGCGAACATCCTCGGCGAGACTCCCAGCCTCTCCGCGAAGTCATTGATGACGCAGCTGATGACGAAGGTCGCGTCCGCGGGCTGA
- a CDS encoding cytidine deaminase: MDLELDPEDAKIITLARSARARSGAQSGAAVRDTTGRTYSAVEVMLPSLRLSALEVAVAMAVSSGAEGLEAAAVVSGATELAEAALAPARDLKAVQVLLADPTGRLTAAYPTVS, encoded by the coding sequence ATGGACCTTGAGCTGGACCCGGAAGACGCCAAGATCATCACCCTGGCCCGTTCGGCGCGGGCCAGGTCCGGCGCGCAGAGCGGAGCGGCCGTGCGCGACACTACCGGCCGCACCTACTCGGCGGTCGAGGTGATGCTGCCCTCGCTGCGGCTGAGCGCCCTCGAGGTGGCGGTGGCGATGGCGGTCTCGTCCGGGGCCGAGGGCCTCGAGGCCGCGGCCGTGGTGTCCGGCGCGACCGAGCTGGCCGAGGCCGCGCTCGCCCCGGCTCGCGATCTGAAGGCGGTTCAGGTGCTGCTGGCCGACCCGACCGGCCGGCTCACGGCGGCGTACCCCACCGTGTCCTGA
- a CDS encoding acyl-ACP desaturase, translated as MAEQSQAPSVPLRAELSQSELLRELEPVVEANLNRHLGVAKEWFPHSYVPWSEGRDFDGPLDGEAWEVGQSRLDETARTSMILNLLTEDNLPSYHHEIAVLFGRDGAWGNWVHRWTAEEGRHGIAIRDYLLTTRAVDPVELERARMTHMSAGYVSPNSHLALNSIAYVSFQELATRISHRNTGSYSNEKLCDQLLQKIANDENLHMVFYRNLLGAAFELSPDQAMRAVVDVVRNFAMPGAGVENFGRKSVQIAVAGIYNLRIHRDEVLAPVLRHLRVFERTDLHAAGEQSREELAEIMDALDGAAARFEEKCEARRAREAARKG; from the coding sequence ATCGCAGAGCAGTCGCAGGCCCCGAGTGTGCCGCTGCGCGCGGAGTTGAGCCAGTCCGAGCTGCTGCGCGAGCTCGAGCCGGTGGTCGAGGCCAACCTCAACCGGCATCTCGGCGTGGCCAAGGAGTGGTTCCCGCACTCCTACGTGCCCTGGAGCGAAGGCCGCGACTTCGACGGCCCGCTCGACGGCGAGGCGTGGGAGGTGGGCCAGTCCCGGCTGGACGAGACCGCGCGCACCTCGATGATCCTGAACCTGCTCACCGAGGACAACCTGCCCAGCTACCACCACGAGATCGCGGTGCTCTTCGGCCGGGACGGCGCCTGGGGCAACTGGGTGCACCGGTGGACCGCGGAGGAGGGCCGGCACGGCATCGCCATCCGCGACTACCTGCTCACCACCCGGGCGGTGGACCCGGTGGAGCTCGAGCGGGCCCGGATGACGCACATGTCCGCCGGCTACGTCTCGCCCAACTCGCACCTGGCGCTCAACTCGATCGCGTACGTCTCGTTCCAGGAGCTGGCCACCCGCATCTCGCACCGCAACACCGGCTCGTACTCCAACGAGAAGCTGTGCGACCAGCTGCTGCAGAAGATCGCCAACGACGAGAACCTGCACATGGTCTTCTACCGCAACCTGCTCGGCGCGGCCTTCGAGCTCAGCCCGGACCAGGCCATGCGCGCGGTGGTGGACGTGGTGCGCAACTTCGCGATGCCCGGCGCCGGGGTGGAGAACTTCGGCCGCAAGTCGGTGCAGATCGCCGTGGCCGGCATCTACAACCTGCGCATCCACCGCGACGAGGTGCTCGCCCCGGTGCTGCGCCACCTGCGCGTGTTCGAGCGCACCGACCTGCACGCCGCGGGCGAGCAGTCGCGTGAGGAGCTCGCCGAGATCATGGACGCGCTCGACGGGGCGGCCGCGCGGTTCGAGGAGAAGTGCGAGGCCCGGCGGGCCCGCGAGGCGGCCCGCAAGGGCTAG
- a CDS encoding LCP family protein, producing the protein MSGLDPHEMLPEQSSTYGGVSGKRPKRRKPAPDPLPDPYDGGGPGEPGGPPRTEGGEGPKRRRWGRIIGFTVLALVLIVIGGSISTWVWASGKITHVGALPAYAGQPAAGAGTTWLLAGSDGRDTLTPEQVKQYHTGSAGSIIGSRTDTIMLLHYGASGPDLISIPRDSYVEVPAYTDAKGASHSASHEKINAAYQEGGPQLLVRTVEQNFDIRVDHYLEIGFLGIVNMVDAVGGVHMCLSSAVHDHYSGANLGAGCQTLNGAQALAYVRSRYSLPNSDVSRMSDQQAFIRALLKAADRPSVLFNPFSFYPFVGGVLTSVAADDGTGLTNLIGMARSVRALSSGGGTSGTLPIADESYSVSGLGDTVLLDKTKTAEVIGAMRADKPIPSGLLNTVS; encoded by the coding sequence GTGAGCGGTCTCGATCCCCACGAGATGTTGCCGGAACAGTCGTCCACCTACGGCGGCGTGAGCGGCAAACGGCCGAAGCGGCGTAAGCCCGCGCCGGATCCGCTGCCCGACCCGTACGACGGCGGCGGACCGGGCGAGCCAGGCGGTCCGCCGCGGACCGAGGGCGGCGAGGGCCCCAAGCGCCGCCGCTGGGGCCGGATCATCGGATTCACCGTGCTCGCCCTGGTGCTGATCGTCATCGGCGGGTCCATCAGCACCTGGGTCTGGGCCTCCGGCAAGATCACGCACGTCGGCGCGCTGCCCGCGTACGCCGGCCAGCCGGCCGCGGGCGCCGGTACGACCTGGCTGCTGGCCGGCTCGGACGGCCGGGACACGCTCACGCCGGAGCAGGTCAAGCAGTACCACACCGGCTCGGCCGGATCGATCATCGGCAGCCGCACCGACACGATCATGCTGCTGCACTACGGCGCCAGCGGCCCGGACCTCATCTCCATCCCGCGTGACTCCTACGTCGAGGTCCCGGCGTACACGGACGCGAAGGGCGCCTCGCACTCGGCCTCGCACGAGAAGATAAACGCCGCCTACCAGGAGGGCGGCCCGCAGCTGCTGGTGCGCACGGTCGAGCAGAACTTCGACATCCGGGTCGACCACTACCTGGAGATCGGCTTCCTCGGCATCGTGAACATGGTCGACGCCGTCGGCGGGGTGCACATGTGCCTGTCCTCGGCCGTGCACGACCACTACTCCGGCGCGAACCTCGGCGCCGGCTGCCAGACGCTGAACGGGGCCCAGGCGCTGGCCTACGTGCGCTCGCGCTACTCGCTGCCCAACTCGGACGTGAGCCGGATGTCGGACCAGCAGGCCTTCATCAGGGCGCTGCTGAAAGCGGCGGACCGGCCGAGCGTGCTGTTCAACCCGTTCTCGTTCTATCCGTTCGTCGGCGGCGTGCTCACCTCGGTGGCCGCGGACGACGGGACCGGGCTGACGAACCTGATCGGGATGGCCCGCAGCGTGCGCGCGCTCTCCTCCGGCGGCGGGACCTCGGGCACCCTGCCGATAGCGGACGAGAGCTACTCGGTCTCCGGCCTCGGGGACACCGTGCTGCTCGACAAGACGAAGACGGCCGAGGTGATAGGGGCCATGCGGGCGGACAAGCCGATCCCGTCGGGCCTGCTCAACACCGTCTCCTGA